One Deltaproteobacteria bacterium PRO3 DNA window includes the following coding sequences:
- a CDS encoding TetR/AcrR family transcriptional regulator, whose amino-acid sequence MSVAKAQRLSFSEREARILEAAGRLFSERGFVGTTTRAIALESGVNEALLFRHFKSKEDLYTALLQVKLEDFDAQVAPELRKTLELPIADGLFEISKIIVHKHRENLWFLRVMLFAALESHHLGQLFFKQRLPLLEFLQEFFARKISKQEARDADPAILARAFIAMIHHYILITLVFKAKDHFPLPEDAMLASFVDIFTKGVRP is encoded by the coding sequence ATGTCCGTCGCCAAAGCCCAACGCCTGTCCTTTTCCGAACGAGAGGCCCGGATCCTCGAGGCCGCCGGCCGGCTCTTTTCCGAGCGCGGCTTCGTCGGCACCACCACGCGGGCCATCGCCCTCGAATCCGGGGTGAACGAGGCCCTGCTGTTCCGCCACTTCAAGAGCAAGGAAGACCTCTACACCGCCCTCCTCCAGGTCAAGCTGGAGGACTTCGACGCCCAGGTCGCGCCGGAGCTGCGCAAGACCCTCGAGCTACCCATCGCGGATGGCCTTTTCGAGATTTCCAAGATCATCGTCCACAAGCATCGCGAGAACCTCTGGTTCCTGCGCGTCATGCTCTTCGCGGCCCTCGAGAGCCACCACCTGGGCCAGCTCTTCTTCAAGCAGAGGCTGCCGCTCTTGGAATTCCTGCAGGAGTTCTTCGCTCGGAAAATTTCGAAGCAGGAGGCGCGGGATGCGGACCCCGCGATTCTGGCACGGGCCTTCATCGCGATGATCCACCATTACATCCTCATCACCCTCGTCTTCAAAGCGAAGGACCACTTTCCCCTGCCCGAGGATGCGATGCTCGCGAGCTTCGTCGATATCTTCACGAAGGGGGTGCGACCGTGA
- a CDS encoding TolC family protein, whose amino-acid sequence MKRLFSLTLLAFGLSLALPSRAAEKKMGMMECYELALARSEQVAISDQEIARAQAIYTQALGSVLPKLSINVQEILQDSSSQSDGAGQVGSTFTQFSRPSVAVTLKQPIFKGFKEFRALKLAKVNESQKRLLKRNAERLLFQDVAIVFLTIVKIERDIEIFQKILQVERRSVAELKERVRLGKSRDSEAALLETDIALNEAELERKRGERQIAYDTLAFLTGLNPQPQIDYGSPPVRDLKPLAEYTAMVEAR is encoded by the coding sequence GTGAAGCGCCTCTTTTCATTGACACTCCTCGCCTTCGGACTTTCCCTAGCCCTCCCTTCGCGCGCCGCCGAGAAGAAGATGGGGATGATGGAGTGCTACGAGCTCGCCCTGGCCCGCAGCGAGCAAGTCGCGATCAGCGACCAAGAGATCGCCCGGGCCCAGGCGATCTACACCCAGGCCCTCGGCTCGGTCCTGCCCAAGCTCTCGATCAACGTCCAGGAGATCCTCCAGGACTCGTCCTCCCAGAGCGACGGCGCCGGCCAGGTCGGCAGCACCTTCACCCAATTCAGCCGGCCTTCGGTGGCGGTGACGCTGAAGCAGCCCATCTTCAAGGGCTTCAAGGAGTTCCGGGCCCTCAAGCTGGCGAAGGTCAACGAGTCGCAGAAGCGCCTGCTCAAACGCAACGCCGAGCGCCTGCTCTTCCAGGACGTCGCGATCGTCTTCCTGACCATCGTGAAGATCGAGCGCGACATCGAGATCTTTCAAAAGATATTGCAGGTCGAGCGGCGGAGCGTCGCCGAGCTGAAAGAGCGCGTCCGTCTGGGCAAGTCCCGCGACAGCGAGGCCGCCCTGCTGGAGACCGACATCGCGCTCAACGAGGCCGAGCTCGAGCGCAAGCGGGGCGAGCGCCAAATCGCCTACGACACGCTGGCCTTCCTGACCGGCCTGAACCCCCAGCCGCAGATCGACTACGGCTCGCCGCCCGTACGCGACCTCAAGCCCCTCGCGGAGTACACCGCCATGGTCGAGGCCCGGC
- a CDS encoding sigma-70 family RNA polymerase sigma factor, whose protein sequence is MNRKQSPSQDPDLEALRRCRQGERRAFAEIVDRHKQGVFRLVYRWLGQKERAEELAQEVFLKAYRELERFRGDAKFSTWIYQIALNACRDDWRSRRRRPEARVEPEFLNAQPAPEDSPEAGMIAASEGAALRRALDGLPQIYREALLLRYLGDLSYEEMAERSGEGISNLKMRVARGLAQLRKRLERQS, encoded by the coding sequence ATGAACCGGAAGCAAAGCCCGAGTCAAGACCCGGATCTAGAGGCCCTGCGCCGCTGTCGGCAAGGGGAGCGGCGGGCCTTTGCCGAAATCGTCGACCGCCACAAGCAGGGGGTCTTTCGCTTGGTCTACCGCTGGCTGGGGCAAAAGGAGCGGGCCGAGGAGCTGGCCCAGGAGGTCTTCCTCAAGGCCTACCGCGAGCTGGAGCGGTTCCGCGGCGACGCCAAGTTTTCGACCTGGATCTACCAGATCGCCCTCAACGCCTGCCGCGACGACTGGCGCAGCCGGCGGCGGCGTCCCGAGGCCCGCGTCGAGCCCGAATTCCTGAACGCGCAGCCCGCCCCCGAGGACTCGCCGGAAGCGGGGATGATCGCCGCATCCGAGGGCGCGGCCCTGCGCCGCGCCCTGGACGGCCTTCCTCAGATCTACCGCGAGGCCCTCCTGCTGCGCTACCTCGGCGACCTCAGCTACGAGGAGATGGCAGAGCGGAGCGGGGAAGGGATCAGCAACCTCAAGATGCGCGTGGCCCGGGGACTCGCGCAGCTGCGGAAACGATTGGAGAGGCAGTCATGA